A DNA window from Streptococcus mutans contains the following coding sequences:
- the parE gene encoding DNA topoisomerase IV subunit B: protein MAKKKININNYNDDAIQVLEGLDAVRKRPGMYIGSTDGTGLHHLVWEIVDNAVDEALSGFGNQIDVIINKDGSITVADHGRGMPTGKHAMGIPTVEVIFTVLHAGGKFGQGGYKTSGGLHGVGSSVVNALSSWLEVEITRDGIVYKQRFEDGGKPATTLEKVGKAPKSKSGTKVTFMPDAGIFSTTNFVYNTIAERLNESAFLLKNVTLTLTDERSEETEHVAFHYENGVQDFVEYLNEDKEILTPVIYFEGEEADFQVEVALQYNDGFSDNILSFVNNVRTKDGGTHETGLKSAITKAMNDYARKTGLLKEKDKNLEGSDYREGLSAVLSILVPEEHLQFEGQTKDKLGSPLARPIVDGLVSEQLTYFLMENGELASNLIRKAIKAREAREAARKARDDSRNGKKNKKDKGLLSGKLTPAQSKNPKKNELYLVEGDSAGGSAKQGRDRKFQAILPLRGKVLNTAKAKMDDIIKNEEINTMIYTIGAGAGPDFKVDDSNYDKIIIMTDADTDGAHIQTLLLTFFYRYMRPLVETGHVYIALPPLYKMSKGKGAKEVVEYAWTDGELEDLRKKFGKGAMLQRYKGLGEMNADQLWETTMNPENRTLIRVTIEDLARAERRVNVLMGDKVPPRRKWIEDNVKFTLEESGVF from the coding sequence TTGGCTAAAAAGAAAATTAATATTAATAATTATAATGATGATGCCATTCAGGTTTTAGAAGGTTTGGATGCCGTTCGTAAACGTCCGGGAATGTACATTGGTTCAACAGATGGGACAGGCCTGCACCATTTGGTTTGGGAAATCGTTGATAATGCTGTTGATGAAGCTCTATCTGGTTTTGGTAATCAAATTGATGTTATCATTAACAAAGATGGCAGTATAACGGTAGCTGACCATGGACGAGGGATGCCAACAGGTAAACATGCTATGGGTATTCCGACTGTTGAGGTTATCTTTACTGTTCTTCATGCGGGCGGTAAGTTTGGACAAGGTGGCTATAAGACTTCTGGAGGCTTGCATGGTGTGGGTTCTTCTGTTGTCAATGCACTGTCCAGTTGGTTGGAAGTTGAAATTACACGCGATGGTATAGTTTACAAACAACGTTTTGAAGATGGTGGCAAACCAGCAACAACCTTGGAGAAGGTTGGCAAGGCTCCCAAGTCAAAATCGGGAACCAAGGTCACCTTTATGCCAGATGCCGGCATTTTCTCCACGACTAATTTTGTTTATAATACTATTGCTGAAAGACTTAATGAGTCCGCTTTTCTGCTTAAGAATGTGACTTTGACCTTGACAGATGAAAGATCAGAAGAGACCGAACATGTTGCCTTTCATTATGAAAATGGGGTTCAAGACTTTGTAGAATATCTTAATGAAGACAAGGAAATCTTGACACCAGTTATTTATTTTGAAGGGGAAGAAGCTGATTTTCAGGTAGAAGTTGCTCTGCAATACAATGATGGTTTCTCAGACAATATTCTCTCTTTTGTCAATAATGTTCGTACCAAAGATGGCGGAACGCACGAAACGGGACTCAAATCTGCTATTACCAAGGCTATGAATGATTATGCCAGAAAGACAGGTTTGCTCAAGGAAAAAGATAAGAATTTGGAAGGGTCCGATTACCGTGAAGGTTTATCTGCCGTCCTTTCTATACTTGTTCCAGAAGAGCACCTGCAATTTGAAGGGCAAACCAAGGATAAGTTGGGAAGTCCCTTAGCCCGTCCCATCGTTGATGGTTTGGTGTCAGAGCAATTGACCTATTTCTTAATGGAAAATGGTGAATTAGCTTCCAATCTTATCCGCAAAGCTATTAAAGCGCGTGAAGCGCGTGAAGCAGCCCGTAAAGCCAGAGACGATAGCAGAAATGGCAAGAAAAATAAGAAAGATAAAGGTCTTCTTTCAGGAAAACTCACACCAGCCCAATCTAAAAACCCTAAAAAAAATGAACTCTATCTGGTCGAAGGAGATTCTGCCGGTGGGTCAGCCAAACAAGGACGCGATCGGAAGTTTCAGGCTATTCTCCCTTTACGTGGTAAGGTACTCAATACCGCTAAGGCCAAAATGGATGATATTATTAAAAACGAAGAAATCAATACCATGATTTATACCATAGGCGCTGGTGCCGGTCCTGATTTCAAGGTTGACGATTCTAATTACGATAAAATCATTATCATGACCGATGCCGATACCGATGGAGCCCATATTCAGACCCTGCTCTTAACCTTTTTCTATCGTTACATGAGACCATTGGTGGAGACAGGACATGTTTACATCGCCTTACCACCTCTCTACAAGATGTCTAAAGGTAAAGGAGCCAAAGAGGTCGTAGAATACGCATGGACAGACGGTGAGTTAGAAGATCTCCGCAAAAAATTTGGTAAAGGAGCTATGCTCCAGCGCTACAAGGGTCTGGGGGAAATGAATGCCGACCAGCTCTGGGAAACAACCATGAATCCTGAAAATCGTACCCTTATCCGTGTGACTATTGAAGATCTGGCGCGTGCCGAACGCCGCGTCAACGTCCTCATGGGCGACAAGGTTCCACCCCGCCGCAAATGGATTGAAGATAACGTTAAGTTTACGCTGGAAGAGAGTGGAGTGTTTTAA